The genomic region AGAATGTATCTAATAAACTCACCCCCTATCCCTAAAACCCCGATAATTTTCTTCACCCTTGAGATGCCTTATAAGTTTATAACATTCATGTAATATAACAGTTTTAAAAGAAACTTTTTGATTTGGATATATTTCTACTGTTTTTTCTAATCTTTTTTCAAGTTCTAAAACAAATTTCTTTTTTCCTTCTTTTGACAGATAAATTCCATCACTTATCGGTTCAAAATCAGATTTCTGGACAATTTTATTGTTTACCAGATATAAAATTACCTTATCAACTATAATAGGTTTAAAAATTTCAGAAATATCAAGTTGTAAAGAAAATTTTTTGTTTTTAGGTTCATGTAGAAAACTTATTTGAGGTTCTAAAGAAGTCTTATAAATCTCAGATAACACTATATTGTACAAAATTGTATTTCCATAACTTATTAAAGCATTTATTTCGTCTTTCGGAGGTTTTCTTTTTCTTTCCTCAAAACTAAAATCTTTCTTACCAACTATCTTTCCAAAAGCTTTGTAATACCTTTTTCTTATATTTCCTTCAATAGCCATTAAAGCTGGAATATTTGTCTGTTTATCAAGCGTTGATTTAATCTTTTCAATATACAGTATTTCATCATATACCAGTTCCTTAAAACTCCTTAAAACTTTCAACATATTATGAACAGCAGCTTTTAATATCTCTTTTGCAATTAAGATACGTTTTTCCATATCGTTATAATGTTCAAATTGCAAAAGCAATGTCTTTCCCGTTTTATTCTTTTCCCTTGGATAAAAAGTTCCCAGATAATTTCCATAATAGCCAAAAAAATGCAATGGTATTTCTTCTTTACAGAGCATTTCTAAAAACCTTTTATTTATACTCACTTCTGAAAAAATCATAATAGAACTAACATTTTTTAATGGAACAATCATTGGTTTTTTTTCTTCAGATTTTGGAATCAAATACATCGCATTATTTTTCTTTCTGATTTCGCCATCTGTAAAAACATATAATGTTTCCATAAACTCCCTCCTATATAATACTGGAAATTGTTGATTTGGGTTCACCAATATAGTGCCTATAAGGAACAAACTCTTTTTTTAAAATATACCAATATATACTATCCTCATTTTCAACAATTATGTTCTGTATTTCCATTCTCAATTCATTAAAATCTTTCTCTGTTATTCTACCCTCAAAAACAGATCTTTGTACCCAACGTAAATATTTTCTAGCAATTCTTAAAACTTTTGAAACCCTTTTTCTATTAACATCGTAAATCATAATAACATACATAAAATTCCCTCCCAATTAACTCTCCTTTCATTTATAATTACGAATCTAAACAAAAAAATCTGACAAAATAAAAAATTTTTTCAAATAAAAATTTTACATCCCATTCCTCATAGGCATGTTCTAAACTTTGCATGGAAGAAACGGAGGTGCTGCGGTGGGAGCGGTTTCCATTCCTCATAGGTATGTTCTAAACTGAATAACCGAGGAAGGGAGTAGGGCTCCCGCTTGAACCCGTTTCCATTCCTCATAGGTATGTTCTAAACAAAAAATTGAGAATCTTTCGAAAAGATATTCGAAAGATTCTTGTTTCCATTCCTCATAGGTATGTTCTAAACGAAAAACAAATATCAGTAAAAAATATAGCCCCATTTCTTCGGTTTCCATTCC from Thermosipho affectus harbors:
- the cas1b gene encoding type I-B CRISPR-associated endonuclease Cas1b, coding for METLYVFTDGEIRKKNNAMYLIPKSEEKKPMIVPLKNVSSIMIFSEVSINKRFLEMLCKEEIPLHFFGYYGNYLGTFYPREKNKTGKTLLLQFEHYNDMEKRILIAKEILKAAVHNMLKVLRSFKELVYDEILYIEKIKSTLDKQTNIPALMAIEGNIRKRYYKAFGKIVGKKDFSFEERKRKPPKDEINALISYGNTILYNIVLSEIYKTSLEPQISFLHEPKNKKFSLQLDISEIFKPIIVDKVILYLVNNKIVQKSDFEPISDGIYLSKEGKKKFVLELEKRLEKTVEIYPNQKVSFKTVILHECYKLIRHLKGEENYRGFRDRG
- the cas2 gene encoding CRISPR-associated endonuclease Cas2, with translation MYVIMIYDVNRKRVSKVLRIARKYLRWVQRSVFEGRITEKDFNELRMEIQNIIVENEDSIYWYILKKEFVPYRHYIGEPKSTISSII